A genomic stretch from Serratia entomophila includes:
- a CDS encoding type IV pilus twitching motility protein PilT gives MDIDEFVALSVKHNASDLHLCAGHQPMLRIDGELRPAEGAENLTPERMLALCDALLTPAQRRELQRQGQTDLALQRPGGVRLRVNAFLQNRGISLALRRIAGDCPTLAALATPAIVPALLRREDGLLLVTGATGSGKSTTLAAMIDEINRHQRRHILTLEDPIEFIHHSRRSLIQQREIGRDSHSFDGALRAALREDPDVILLGELRDTATIRLALTAAETGHLVLATLHTRSAPQAIERLVDVFPAEDKPYVRAQLAGSLQAVIAQRLMGRPGGGRLAIFEVLTATAAVSSMIREGKTHQLASVLQTGGQSGMQTFEQGLQQRIDAGLLGREGGD, from the coding sequence ATGGATATCGATGAATTCGTGGCCCTTAGTGTAAAGCATAATGCTTCCGATCTGCACCTTTGTGCCGGTCATCAGCCGATGTTGCGCATTGACGGTGAACTGCGGCCGGCGGAAGGGGCGGAAAACCTGACCCCGGAGCGCATGCTGGCGCTGTGTGATGCGTTGTTGACGCCAGCTCAGCGCCGGGAGCTGCAGCGGCAGGGGCAGACAGATTTAGCGCTGCAGCGGCCGGGCGGCGTTCGGCTGCGCGTAAACGCTTTTCTGCAAAACAGGGGCATATCTCTGGCGCTGCGGCGGATTGCCGGCGATTGCCCGACGCTGGCGGCATTGGCAACGCCGGCTATTGTTCCGGCGCTGCTGCGGCGCGAAGACGGCTTGCTCCTGGTGACCGGCGCTACCGGCAGCGGCAAATCCACCACCCTGGCGGCGATGATCGACGAGATCAACCGGCACCAGCGGCGGCATATTCTCACGCTGGAAGATCCGATCGAGTTTATTCATCACAGCCGGCGCTCGCTGATCCAGCAGCGTGAAATCGGCCGCGACAGCCACAGCTTTGATGGCGCGCTGCGCGCCGCCCTGCGGGAGGATCCGGACGTGATCCTGCTGGGTGAGCTGCGCGATACTGCGACCATCCGCCTGGCGCTTACCGCGGCGGAAACCGGCCATCTGGTGCTGGCGACGCTGCACACCCGCAGTGCGCCGCAGGCGATCGAGCGGCTGGTGGACGTGTTTCCGGCGGAAGATAAACCCTATGTGCGCGCCCAGCTGGCCGGCAGCCTGCAGGCGGTGATAGCCCAAAGGCTGATGGGGCGCCCGGGGGGCGGCCGATTGGCGATTTTTGAAGTGCTGACGGCCACGGCGGCGGTCAGCAGCATGATCCGCGAAGGCAAAACGCACCAGCTCGCCAGCGTGCTGCAAACCGGTGGGCAGTCGGGCATGCAAACCTTTGAACAGGGGTTGCAGCAGCGGATCGACGCCGGTTTGCTGGGGAGAGAAGGGGGGGATTAA
- a CDS encoding YggS family pyridoxal phosphate-dependent enzyme, producing the protein MSTIQQNLQDVRKRIASAAQDCGRAPEKVALLAVSKTKPVAAIAEAIAAGQRAFGENYVQEGVDKIQHFAALPQGAALEWHFIGPLQSNKSRLVAEHFAWCHTVDRLRIAQRLSDRRPAEMAPLNVLIQINISDEQSKSGIALDELPALAEAVAALPHLRLRGLMAIPAPEEDYQRQLAVFGRMNDAFLALQRRYPHIDTLSMGMTDDMAAAIAAGSTLVRIGTAIFGARDYSQA; encoded by the coding sequence ATGAGCACTATCCAACAGAACCTGCAGGATGTCAGAAAGCGCATCGCGTCGGCCGCTCAAGACTGCGGGCGTGCGCCAGAAAAAGTTGCCCTGCTTGCCGTCAGCAAGACCAAACCTGTGGCGGCGATCGCAGAAGCCATTGCCGCCGGGCAACGCGCGTTTGGTGAAAACTACGTGCAGGAAGGGGTAGACAAAATTCAGCATTTCGCCGCGTTGCCGCAGGGTGCCGCACTGGAATGGCACTTTATCGGCCCGCTGCAATCCAATAAGAGCCGCCTGGTGGCCGAGCATTTCGCCTGGTGCCACACGGTAGATCGGCTGCGCATCGCCCAACGGCTGAGCGATCGGCGCCCGGCAGAGATGGCGCCGCTTAACGTGCTGATCCAGATAAATATCAGTGACGAACAGAGCAAATCCGGCATTGCGCTGGATGAGCTGCCGGCGCTGGCCGAGGCGGTCGCCGCGTTGCCGCACCTGCGGCTGCGCGGGCTGATGGCCATTCCCGCGCCGGAAGAAGACTATCAGCGGCAGTTGGCGGTGTTCGGCCGCATGAACGACGCCTTCCTGGCGCTGCAACGGCGTTACCCGCACATCGATACGCTGTCGATGGGCATGACCGACGATATGGCGGCGGCTATCGCCGCAGGCAGCACCCTGGTGCGCATCGGCACCGCAATTTTTGGCGCCCGTGATTACTCACAGGCCTGA
- the proC gene encoding pyrroline-5-carboxylate reductase: protein MQHRKITFIGAGNMARAIIAGLVAGGYPAGSISVCAPSPKNRDALAADYGIVSSGDNVACAREAEVVVLAVKPQMMADVCQPLREQVDFSGKLVLSIAAGIQVSRFYQLLGDRLNLVRIMPNTPSLVGKGMSGLYAPPQVSQQDRDYTGDLMSSVGKVCWVNDEGGINGVIAAAGSAPAYFFLFMEAMQKEAERMGFDSQTARSLVQQAASGAAALVEANPDTPLSTLREQVTSKGGTTAEALRVFNEQQLPQTVANAMQAAVSRAQEMEKSF from the coding sequence ATGCAACATCGCAAGATTACCTTTATTGGCGCCGGCAACATGGCGCGCGCTATCATCGCCGGCCTGGTGGCGGGCGGTTATCCGGCCGGCTCCATCAGCGTTTGCGCGCCTTCGCCTAAAAACCGGGACGCGCTGGCGGCGGACTACGGCATCGTCAGCAGCGGCGACAACGTCGCCTGCGCGCGCGAAGCCGAGGTAGTGGTGCTGGCGGTAAAACCGCAGATGATGGCGGACGTCTGCCAGCCGCTGCGCGAGCAGGTCGATTTCAGCGGCAAGCTGGTGTTGTCGATCGCCGCCGGTATTCAGGTGAGCCGTTTTTATCAGCTGCTGGGCGACAGGCTGAACCTGGTGCGCATCATGCCCAATACCCCGTCGCTGGTCGGCAAAGGCATGAGCGGCCTGTATGCGCCGCCGCAGGTCAGCCAGCAGGATCGCGACTATACCGGCGATCTGATGAGCTCGGTCGGCAAAGTCTGCTGGGTGAATGACGAAGGCGGCATCAACGGCGTAATCGCGGCGGCGGGCAGCGCGCCGGCCTATTTCTTCTTGTTTATGGAAGCGATGCAAAAAGAAGCCGAACGTATGGGCTTCGACAGCCAAACGGCGCGCAGTCTGGTGCAGCAGGCCGCCTCCGGCGCCGCCGCGCTGGTCGAAGCCAACCCGGACACGCCATTGTCCACCCTGCGCGAGCAGGTGACCTCCAAAGGCGGCACCACCGCCGAAGCGCTGCGGGTATTTAACGAGCAGCAGCTGCCGCAGACCGTAGCCAACGCCATGCAGGCGGCGGTTTCCCGCGCGCAGGAAATGGAAAAATCATTTTAA
- a CDS encoding YggT family protein: MLTLTFLVKTVIDLYVMVLLLRIWMQWTRTDFYNPFSQFVVKITQPVVGPLRRIIPSLGPIDSASLLLAFLLMTIKYPLLLLIQGGAMSLSPYNLLFGLISLVKSAGYLIFWVMIIRALMSWISQGRSPIDYVMYQLTEPLMAPIRRILPAMGGIDFSAMVVILILYLINYLGMDLFGEIWFLL; encoded by the coding sequence ATGCTAACGCTGACTTTTTTGGTCAAGACCGTTATTGATCTGTACGTGATGGTGCTGTTGCTACGCATTTGGATGCAGTGGACCCGTACCGACTTTTACAACCCGTTCTCACAGTTCGTGGTGAAGATCACCCAGCCGGTGGTCGGCCCGCTGCGTCGCATCATTCCGTCGTTGGGGCCGATCGACAGCGCCTCGCTGCTGCTGGCGTTCCTGCTGATGACCATCAAGTACCCGCTGCTGCTGCTGATCCAAGGCGGCGCGATGTCACTTAGCCCGTATAATCTGCTGTTCGGCCTGATCTCGCTGGTCAAGTCCGCCGGTTACCTGATCTTCTGGGTGATGATTATCCGCGCACTGATGAGCTGGATCAGCCAGGGCCGCAGCCCGATCGATTACGTGATGTATCAGCTGACCGAACCCTTGATGGCGCCGATCCGCCGCATTCTGCCGGCGATGGGCGGCATCGATTTTTCCGCCATGGTGGTGATCCTGATCCTCTATCTGATCAACTACCTGGGCATGGATCTGTTCGGCGAGATCTGGTTCCTGCTGTGA
- the yggU gene encoding DUF167 family protein YggU, protein MSAVTPVLDGLAIRLYIQPKASRDQIVGLHGDELKVAITAPPVDGQANAHLIKFIAKQFRVAKSNVTIEKGELGRHKQLRIVNPQQIPAVVAALIE, encoded by the coding sequence GTGAGTGCCGTCACCCCCGTGCTGGACGGGCTGGCGATCAGGCTATATATTCAGCCGAAAGCCAGCCGCGACCAGATTGTCGGTTTGCATGGCGACGAACTTAAAGTCGCCATTACCGCCCCGCCGGTCGACGGCCAGGCCAACGCTCATCTGATCAAGTTTATCGCCAAGCAGTTCAGGGTGGCGAAAAGCAATGTCACCATCGAGAAAGGCGAACTGGGGCGGCATAAACAGTTACGCATCGTTAATCCGCAACAGATCCCCGCCGTGGTCGCGGCGCTTATAGAATAA
- a CDS encoding XTP/dITP diphosphatase — MQKVVLATGNPGKVRELADLLADFGLDVVAQTELGVDSAEETGLTFIENAILKARHAAHITGLPAIADDSGLAVDALGGAPGIYSARYAGVDASDQQNLDKLLVALKDVPQGSRGAQFHCVLVYMRHAEDPTPLVFHGSWAGEIAFRSAGEGGFGYDPIFYVPELGRSAAELSRDEKSAVSHRGKALKLMLEAMRNA; from the coding sequence ATGCAAAAAGTCGTTCTTGCCACCGGTAACCCGGGTAAAGTGCGCGAGCTCGCCGACCTGCTGGCCGATTTCGGCCTGGACGTGGTCGCACAAACCGAACTGGGCGTGGATTCCGCCGAAGAAACCGGCCTGACCTTTATCGAAAACGCTATCCTCAAGGCCCGCCACGCGGCGCACATCACCGGCCTGCCGGCGATCGCCGACGACTCCGGCCTGGCGGTGGACGCGCTGGGCGGCGCACCGGGCATTTACTCCGCGCGCTACGCCGGCGTCGACGCGTCGGACCAGCAGAACCTCGATAAACTGCTGGTGGCGCTGAAAGACGTGCCGCAGGGCAGCCGCGGCGCGCAGTTCCACTGCGTGCTGGTGTATATGCGCCACGCGGAAGACCCGACGCCGCTGGTATTCCACGGCAGCTGGGCCGGCGAAATAGCCTTCCGATCCGCCGGCGAAGGCGGCTTCGGTTATGATCCTATCTTCTACGTGCCGGAACTGGGCCGCAGCGCCGCCGAGCTGAGCCGCGACGAGAAAAGCGCGGTGTCGCACCGCGGCAAGGCGCTGAAGCTGATGCTGGAAGCCATGCGCAATGCTTAA
- the hemW gene encoding radical SAM family heme chaperone HemW, which translates to MLKLPPLSLYIHIPWCVQKCPYCDFNSHALKGEVPHQEYVDHLLADLDADLPLAGGREISTIFIGGGTPSLLSAEAMQALLDGVRARIRVADDAEITMEANPGTVEADRFSGYQRAGVNRISIGVQSFSAEKLTRLGRIHGPEEAKRAALLATGLGLRSFNLDLMHGLPDQSLEEALDDLRQAIALNPPHLSWYQLTIEPNTLFSSRPPVLPDDDALWDIFERGHQLLSAAGYQQYETSAYAKPGYQCQHNLNYWRFGDYLGIGCGAHGKLTFSDGRILRTAKTKHPRGFMQGKYLDKQHEVTNADRPFEFFMNRFRLLEAAPRADFVNYTGLAESDIRAQLDEALEKGYLAETPEHWQITEKGKLFLNSLLELFLADE; encoded by the coding sequence ATGCTTAAGCTGCCTCCGCTGAGTTTGTACATCCATATCCCGTGGTGCGTGCAAAAATGCCCGTACTGCGACTTCAACTCGCATGCGTTGAAGGGCGAGGTGCCGCATCAGGAGTACGTCGATCACCTGTTGGCCGATCTGGATGCCGATCTGCCGCTGGCCGGCGGCCGGGAAATCAGCACGATCTTTATCGGCGGCGGTACCCCCAGCCTGCTGAGCGCCGAAGCGATGCAGGCGTTGCTGGACGGCGTGCGTGCGCGCATCCGCGTCGCCGACGACGCCGAAATCACCATGGAAGCCAACCCCGGCACCGTGGAGGCCGATCGCTTCAGCGGCTACCAGCGGGCCGGTGTGAACCGCATTTCAATCGGGGTGCAAAGCTTCAGCGCCGAGAAGTTAACCCGCCTGGGGCGCATTCACGGCCCGGAAGAGGCCAAACGTGCGGCGCTGCTGGCCACCGGCCTGGGCCTGCGCAGCTTTAACCTCGATCTGATGCACGGGCTGCCGGACCAGTCTTTGGAAGAGGCGCTGGACGATCTGCGCCAGGCAATCGCCCTCAACCCACCGCATTTGTCATGGTACCAGCTGACCATCGAGCCGAACACCCTGTTCAGTTCGCGCCCGCCGGTGCTGCCGGACGACGACGCCCTGTGGGACATCTTCGAACGCGGCCACCAGCTGTTGAGCGCCGCCGGCTACCAGCAGTATGAGACGTCGGCCTACGCCAAGCCGGGTTATCAGTGCCAACACAACCTCAACTACTGGCGCTTCGGCGACTACCTGGGGATTGGCTGCGGCGCGCACGGCAAGCTGACCTTCAGCGACGGCCGCATCCTGCGCACGGCGAAAACCAAGCATCCGCGCGGCTTTATGCAAGGCAAGTATCTGGACAAGCAGCATGAGGTGACTAACGCAGATCGGCCGTTCGAGTTCTTCATGAACCGCTTCCGCCTGCTGGAGGCCGCACCGCGCGCCGACTTCGTCAACTACACCGGGCTGGCGGAAAGCGACATCCGCGCCCAATTGGACGAAGCGCTGGAAAAAGGTTATCTGGCAGAGACGCCGGAACACTGGCAAATAACCGAGAAAGGCAAACTGTTCCTTAACTCGCTGCTGGAGCTGTTCCTGGCGGACGAATAA
- a CDS encoding DUF29 domain-containing protein encodes MSHTRYETDVVAWANEQAALLRSGKLSEIDVEKIAEEIEDVGKSEQRELASRMTVLIAHLLKWKYQPARRGTSWERTIKAQRKEVLYSLKESPSLKGKLGDADWLDVVWSKAVALATSETGLDVYPENGIWDTQQVLSQAFYPD; translated from the coding sequence ATGAGCCATACTCGCTACGAAACTGATGTTGTCGCCTGGGCAAATGAACAGGCAGCTCTTTTGCGCTCCGGAAAATTGTCTGAGATCGATGTTGAAAAGATCGCCGAGGAGATTGAGGACGTGGGAAAGAGCGAGCAAAGGGAACTTGCTAGCCGTATGACAGTGCTGATAGCACATCTGTTGAAATGGAAATATCAGCCGGCTCGGCGTGGCACAAGCTGGGAAAGAACGATAAAGGCGCAACGTAAAGAGGTGCTTTACAGCTTAAAAGAATCACCCAGCTTAAAAGGTAAACTCGGTGATGCGGATTGGCTCGATGTGGTTTGGTCAAAAGCGGTTGCGCTTGCTACATCGGAGACTGGACTGGATGTTTACCCGGAAAATGGTATTTGGGATACCCAGCAGGTACTTTCTCAGGCGTTTTACCCGGATTAA
- a CDS encoding YggN family protein, which translates to MLKKTGLALLLLTASQAHAEYQCSVKPQDDVIISPQSVQVTGASGNLQISPDGDVTRNGQALSLTDGQRQKAFGYQSALRKELPWIDNGAQQHLEKARVALDKVIVKELGSDSNVRNRLTTLNGQLKQQMNRIIEHRSDGLTFHHKAIDQVEQDGRNIVQQSMGGVLQDSLNEMGVKQAVNSGGNPLQAIMGNLGGLQKAIQNEWNNQEQDFQNFGRDVCNRVTGLETQRKDLLNALK; encoded by the coding sequence ATGTTAAAGAAAACCGGGTTAGCCTTACTGCTGTTGACTGCTTCGCAGGCCCACGCCGAGTACCAGTGCAGCGTTAAACCCCAGGACGACGTGATTATCAGCCCGCAGAGCGTTCAGGTGACGGGCGCCAGCGGCAACCTGCAAATTTCGCCGGACGGCGACGTGACCCGCAACGGCCAGGCGTTGAGCCTGACCGACGGCCAGCGCCAGAAAGCCTTCGGCTACCAAAGCGCGCTGCGCAAAGAGCTGCCGTGGATCGACAACGGCGCCCAGCAACACCTGGAGAAAGCCCGGGTGGCGCTGGACAAGGTGATCGTCAAGGAGCTGGGCAGCGACAGCAACGTGCGCAATCGCCTGACGACCCTGAACGGCCAGCTCAAGCAGCAGATGAACCGCATTATCGAACACCGCAGCGACGGCCTGACCTTCCACCACAAGGCTATCGATCAGGTTGAGCAGGACGGCCGCAACATCGTGCAGCAGAGCATGGGCGGCGTGCTGCAGGACAGCCTGAACGAGATGGGCGTCAAGCAGGCGGTTAACAGCGGCGGCAATCCGCTGCAGGCGATTATGGGCAACCTCGGCGGCCTGCAGAAGGCGATCCAGAACGAATGGAATAACCAGGAGCAGGATTTCCAGAACTTCGGCCGCGACGTGTGCAACCGCGTCACCGGGCTGGAAACCCAGCGTAAAGATCTGCTTAACGCGTTGAAGTAA
- the glsB gene encoding glutaminase B: protein MVTTLDNALLDDILQQVRPLIGQGKVADYIPALAEVAADRLAIAVCTVDGEMFQAGDAAERFSIQSISKVLSLTLALTRYQEHEIWRRVGKEPSGLPFNSLLQLEMEQGKPRNPFINPGALVVCDMLQTRLSAPKQRMLEVVRQLTGEEDLAYDARVARSEFEHSDRNAAIAYLMKSFGNFENDVLTVLKTYFHYCALRMSCVELARGFVYLANHGRDLGGREVISPLQARQINALMMTSGMYDGAGEFAYRVGMPGKSGVGGGIVAIVPDELSIAVWSPELDASGNSLAGTAALELLSQRISRSIF, encoded by the coding sequence GTGGTAACAACATTGGATAACGCGTTGCTGGATGACATCCTGCAACAGGTGCGCCCGCTGATTGGCCAGGGCAAGGTAGCGGACTATATACCGGCGCTGGCGGAAGTGGCGGCCGATCGGCTGGCGATCGCCGTTTGCACCGTGGACGGCGAGATGTTCCAGGCCGGCGATGCCGCGGAGCGCTTCTCCATCCAGTCTATTTCCAAGGTGCTGAGCCTGACGCTGGCGCTGACGCGCTATCAGGAGCACGAAATTTGGCGGCGCGTCGGCAAAGAGCCTTCCGGCCTGCCGTTCAACTCACTGCTGCAGCTGGAAATGGAGCAGGGCAAGCCGCGTAACCCGTTTATCAACCCCGGTGCGCTGGTGGTATGCGACATGCTGCAAACCCGGCTCAGTGCCCCCAAACAGCGGATGCTGGAAGTGGTGCGCCAGCTGACCGGCGAAGAGGATTTGGCTTACGACGCGCGGGTGGCGCGCTCCGAGTTCGAACACTCCGACCGCAATGCGGCCATCGCCTATCTGATGAAGTCGTTCGGCAACTTCGAAAACGACGTGCTCACGGTGCTGAAAACCTATTTCCACTACTGCGCGCTGCGCATGAGCTGCGTGGAACTGGCGCGCGGCTTCGTTTATCTGGCCAATCACGGCCGTGACCTCGGCGGCCGGGAAGTGATCAGCCCGCTGCAGGCCCGCCAGATCAACGCGCTGATGATGACCAGCGGCATGTACGACGGCGCGGGGGAGTTCGCCTATCGGGTGGGGATGCCGGGCAAGTCCGGGGTGGGCGGCGGCATCGTCGCCATCGTGCCGGATGAGCTATCGATCGCCGTCTGGTCGCCGGAGCTGGATGCCTCCGGCAACTCGCTGGCGGGAACTGCGGCGCTGGAACTGTTGTCTCAACGTATCAGCCGTTCGATTTTTTAA
- a CDS encoding YggL family protein: MAKNRSRRLRKKLHIEEFQELGFSVAWRFAEGTAVEDIDSTLDAFIDEVIEPNGLAFDGSGYLQWEGLICLQKIGHCTDAHRELVKNWLEARKLTEVKVSDLFDIWWD, encoded by the coding sequence ATGGCTAAGAACCGCAGTCGTCGTCTACGCAAGAAGTTACACATTGAAGAGTTTCAGGAACTGGGTTTCTCCGTCGCCTGGCGCTTTGCCGAAGGCACCGCGGTTGAGGATATCGACAGCACGCTGGACGCGTTTATCGACGAAGTGATCGAACCGAACGGCCTGGCGTTTGACGGCAGCGGCTACCTGCAGTGGGAAGGATTGATCTGCCTGCAGAAGATCGGCCACTGCACAGACGCGCACCGCGAGCTGGTGAAAAACTGGCTGGAAGCGCGCAAACTGACCGAAGTGAAGGTCAGCGACCTGTTCGATATCTGGTGGGACTGA
- the trmB gene encoding tRNA (guanosine(46)-N7)-methyltransferase TrmB, with translation MINDVISPEFDENGRAMRRIRSFVRRQGRLTKGQQHALDNYWPVMGVEYQAEPVDIAALFGREAPTVLEIGFGMGASLVTMAGNNPQQNFLGIEVHSPGVGACLADANEAKLSNLRVMCHDAVEVLENMIPDGSLDMVQLFFPDPWHKARHNKRRIVQTPFVELVLRKLKAGGVFHMATDWQPYAEHMLEVMNGVAGYRNLSSDNDYVPRPDSRPLTKFELRGQRLGHGVWDLMFERKE, from the coding sequence ATGATTAATGACGTCATCTCCCCGGAATTTGATGAGAACGGCCGCGCGATGCGCCGTATCCGCAGTTTTGTTCGCCGCCAGGGGCGGCTGACCAAAGGCCAGCAGCACGCGCTGGACAACTATTGGCCGGTGATGGGCGTGGAGTATCAGGCTGAACCTGTCGACATCGCCGCACTGTTCGGGCGCGAAGCGCCAACGGTGCTGGAGATCGGTTTTGGCATGGGCGCCTCGCTGGTGACCATGGCGGGCAATAACCCGCAGCAGAATTTTTTGGGGATAGAAGTGCATTCGCCGGGCGTTGGCGCCTGCCTGGCCGACGCCAACGAAGCCAAGCTGAGTAACCTGCGCGTGATGTGTCACGACGCGGTCGAGGTGCTGGAGAATATGATCCCGGACGGCTCGCTGGATATGGTGCAGCTGTTCTTCCCCGATCCCTGGCACAAAGCGCGCCACAACAAACGCCGCATCGTTCAGACGCCGTTCGTTGAGCTGGTGCTGCGCAAGCTGAAGGCGGGGGGCGTGTTCCATATGGCCACCGACTGGCAACCTTATGCAGAACACATGTTAGAGGTTATGAACGGGGTCGCAGGTTACCGTAATCTTTCCAGCGATAATGATTATGTGCCGCGCCCGGATTCACGCCCATTGACAAAATTTGAATTACGCGGCCAGCGCCTGGGACATGGCGTTTGGGACTTGATGTTTGAGAGGAAAGAATAA
- the mutY gene encoding A/G-specific adenine glycosylase → MLQSRFIFCRISNLLMQAQQFAQVVLDWYQRYGRKTLPWQLDKTAYQVWLSEVMLQQTQVATVIPYFQRFMARFPNVRALAEAPLDEVLHLWTGLGYYARARNLHKAAQTIVAQHGGEFPTTFEEIAALPGIGRSTAGAVLSLALGQHYPILDGNVKRVLARCYAVEGWPGKKDVENRLWKISEDVTPAQGVGPFNQAMMDLGAMVCTRSKPKCELCPLNVGCIAYANHSWAKYPGKKPKQTLPEKTAYFLLLQHGDRAWLEQRPAVGLWGGLFCFPQFSEREGLELWLQQRGLKGQHLEQLTAFRHTFSHFHLDIVPMWLEISAAGGAMDEGAGLWYNLAQPPSVGLAAPVDRLLQQLAKQSPRQQNLYGDNAIDEELA, encoded by the coding sequence ATGCTGCAATCTCGCTTCATTTTCTGCCGGATATCGAATCTGCTTATGCAAGCACAACAGTTCGCACAGGTGGTGCTTGACTGGTACCAGCGTTACGGCCGCAAAACCCTGCCGTGGCAGCTTGATAAAACCGCTTATCAAGTATGGCTCTCCGAGGTGATGTTGCAACAAACCCAGGTTGCCACCGTAATTCCTTATTTTCAGCGATTTATGGCACGTTTTCCCAACGTGCGCGCGCTGGCGGAGGCCCCGCTGGACGAAGTGCTGCATCTGTGGACCGGCCTGGGCTATTACGCCCGCGCCCGCAACCTGCACAAGGCGGCGCAGACCATTGTCGCACAGCACGGCGGCGAGTTCCCGACAACCTTTGAAGAAATCGCCGCCCTGCCCGGCATCGGCCGCTCCACCGCCGGCGCGGTGCTGTCGCTGGCGCTCGGCCAGCATTACCCGATCCTCGACGGCAACGTGAAGCGCGTGCTGGCCCGCTGCTACGCGGTGGAAGGCTGGCCGGGCAAAAAAGACGTCGAGAACCGGCTGTGGAAGATCAGCGAAGACGTCACCCCGGCGCAGGGCGTCGGCCCGTTCAACCAGGCGATGATGGATCTGGGCGCCATGGTATGCACCCGCTCCAAACCCAAGTGCGAGCTCTGCCCGCTCAACGTCGGCTGCATCGCCTACGCCAACCACAGCTGGGCCAAATACCCCGGCAAGAAGCCGAAGCAAACCCTGCCGGAAAAAACCGCCTACTTCTTGCTGCTGCAGCATGGCGATCGCGCGTGGCTGGAACAGCGGCCGGCGGTAGGCCTATGGGGCGGCCTGTTCTGCTTCCCGCAGTTCAGCGAACGCGAGGGTTTGGAACTCTGGCTGCAACAACGCGGTCTGAAAGGCCAGCACCTGGAACAGCTGACCGCATTTCGCCATACATTCAGCCATTTCCATCTCGACATCGTGCCGATGTGGCTGGAAATCAGCGCGGCGGGCGGCGCCATGGATGAGGGCGCCGGTCTCTGGTATAACTTAGCGCAGCCGCCGTCGGTCGGGCTGGCAGCGCCGGTTGATCGCCTGTTGCAACAGTTGGCGAAGCAGTCTCCACGCCAACAAAATTTATATGGCGATAACGCCATTGATGAGGAATTAGCATGA
- a CDS encoding oxidative damage protection protein yields the protein MSRTIFCTFLQRDAEGQDFQLYPGDVGKRIYNEISKEAWSEWMKKQTMLINEKKLNMMNVDDRKLLEQEMIKFLFEGHDVHIEGYTPPSE from the coding sequence ATGAGCCGCACCATTTTTTGTACCTTCCTGCAGCGCGACGCCGAAGGGCAGGATTTCCAGCTTTATCCGGGCGACGTCGGCAAACGCATCTACAACGAAATCTCCAAAGAGGCCTGGAGTGAGTGGATGAAAAAGCAGACCATGCTGATCAACGAGAAAAAGTTGAACATGATGAACGTTGATGACCGCAAACTGCTGGAACAAGAGATGATCAAATTCCTGTTCGAAGGGCACGACGTGCACATCGAAGGCTATACGCCGCCCAGCGAATAA